A window of the Canis lupus baileyi chromosome 8, mCanLup2.hap1, whole genome shotgun sequence genome harbors these coding sequences:
- the CHST12 gene encoding carbohydrate sulfotransferase 12 — protein MTKTRLFRLWLVLGSVFMVLLIIVYWDNVGTAHFYLQTSFPRPHPLEPLPTPGHGAEKEFTSDVDAFLQKLLGGSLKQSPLSGKRPEQPSVPASSRPGLSNAEESVRGYDWSARDTQQGPDPGGQQAERRSVLRGLCANASFVFPTKERSFDDIPNYELNHLIVDDRHGVIYCYVPKVACTNWKRVMIVLSESLLDRGTPYRDPLDIPREYVHNSSTHLTFNKFWRRYGKFSRHLMKIKLKKYTKFLFVRDPFVRLISAFRSKFQLENEEFYRKFAVPMLKMYANRTGLPASVSEAFSAGLKVSFANFIQYLLDPRTEKLAPFNEHWRQVHRLCHPCQIDYDFVGKLETLDQDAAQLLRLLKVDKVLHFPPSYRNRTASSWEEDWFATIPLAWRQQLYKLYEADFVLFGYPKPEHLLRD, from the coding sequence ATGACCAAAACCCGGCTCTTCCGCCTGTGGCTGGTCTTGGGGTCTGTCTTCATGGTCCTCTTGATCATCGTGTACTGGGACAACGTGGGCACCGCGCACTTCTACCTGCAGACGTCCTTCCCCAGGCCGCACCCCCTGGAGCCGCTGCCCACCCCCGGGCACGGGGCAGAGAAGGAATTCACGTCGGACGTGGATGCGTTCTTGCAAAAGTTGCTTGGCGGCAGCCTGAAGCAGAGCCCCCTTTCTGGTAAAAGGCCGGAGCAGCCCTCCGTGCCGGCATCCAGCAGGCCTGGGCTGAGCAACGCGGAGGAGAGCGTGAGGGGCTATGACTGGTCTGCCCGTGACACCCAGCAGGGCCCAGACCCAGGGGGGCAGCAGGCCGAGAGGAGGAGTGTGCTCAGGGGGCTGTGCGCCAACGCCAGCTTCGTGTTCCCCACCAAGGAGCGCTCCTTCGACGACATTCCCAACTACGAACTCAACCACCTCATCGTGGACGACCGCCACGGGGTCATCTACTGCTACGTGCCCAAGGTGGCCTGCACCAACTGGAAGCGCGTGATGATCGTGCTGAGCGAGAGCCTCCTGGACCGGGGCACCCCCTACCGCGACCCCCTGGACATCCCCCGGGAGTATGTGCACAACTCCAGCACCCACCTGACTTTCAACAAGTTTTGGCGCCGCTATGGCAAATTCTCCCGCCACCTGATGAAGATCAAGCTGAAGAAGTACACCAAGTTCCTGTTCGTGCGGGACCCCTTCGTCCGCCTCATCTCGGCCTTCCGCAGCAAGTTCCAGCTGGAAAACGAGGAGTTCTATCGGAAGTTCGCGGTGCCCATGCTCAAGATGTACGCCAACCGCACCGGCCTGCCTGCGTCCGTCAGCGAGGCCTTCAGTGCTGGCCTCAAGGTGTCCTTCGCCAACTTCATCCAGTACCTGCTGGACCCGCGCACCGAGAAGCTGGCGCCCTTCAACGAGCACTGGAGGCAGGTGCACCGCCTCTGCCACCCCTGCCAGATCGACTACGACTTTGTGGGGAAGCTGGAGACGCTGGACCAGGACGCCGCCCAGCTCCTGCGGCTCCTCAAGGTAGACAAGGTCCTACACTTCCCCCCGAGTTACCGGAACAGAACTGCCAGCAGCTGGGAGGAGGACTGGTTTGCCACCATCCCCCTGGCCTGGAGGCAGCAGCTTTACAAACTCTATGAGGCGGACTTTGTCCTCTTTGGTTACCCCAAGCCTGAACACCTGCTTAGAGACTGA